In Anas platyrhynchos isolate ZD024472 breed Pekin duck chromosome 22, IASCAAS_PekinDuck_T2T, whole genome shotgun sequence, the following proteins share a genomic window:
- the ALDH4A1 gene encoding delta-1-pyrroline-5-carboxylate dehydrogenase, mitochondrial, whose amino-acid sequence MWRALRGRGLRSLHRAATTVANEPILEFKPGSPERAALQQALADLKGRTENIPCVVGGEEVWTGAVRYQLSPFNHAHKVAKFCYADKDLINKAINAALAARKEWDLKPVQDRAQIFLKAADMLSGPRRAEVLAKTMVGQGKTVIQAEIDAAAELIDFFRFNAKYALELESSQPISVDISTNSMVYRGLEGFVAAISPFNFTAIGGNLAGAPALMGNVVLWKPSDTALLSSYAVYRILLEAGLPPNVIQFVPADGPVFGDAVTSNQHFCGLNFTGSVPTFKRLWKQVAENLDCYRNFPRLAGECGGKNFHLVHSSADVSSVVNGTLRSAFEYGGQKCSACSRLYAPDSLWPQIKEKLLEETKKIKVGDPAQDFGTFFSAVIDDKSFARIKKWIEHAKKSPNLTILAGGGCDDSVGYFIEPCIVESKDPKDPIMKEEIFGPILTVYVYPEKQYKDVLELIDTTTPYGLTGAVFAQEKSIIEEARSYLRNSAGNFYINDKSTGAVVAQQPFGGSRISGTNDKPGGPHYILRWTSPQAIKETHVPLRDWRYAYMH is encoded by the exons atgtggcgggcgctgcggggccgtgG GCTCAGGAGCCTTCACCGTGCGGCCACCACGGTGGCCAACGAGCCCATCCTCGAGTTCAAACCTGGTAGCCCCGAGCGAGCGGCGCTGCAGCAG GCGCTTGCTGACCTGAAGGGCAGGACTGAAAACATCCCCTGCGTGGTCGGTGGGGAGGAGGTGTGGACCGGAGCGGTGCGGTACCAGCTCTCG CCGTTCAATCATGCGCACAAGGTGGCCAAGTTCTGCTACGCCGACAAG GATCTCATTAACAAAGCCATCAATGCTGccttggcagccaggaaggaGTGGGACCTGAAACCTGTCCAGGACCGAGCCCAGATCTTTCTCAAGGCAGCTGACATGCTGAGTGGCCCACGGCGAGCCGAGGTGCTGGCCAAGACCATGGTGGGGCAG GGCAAAACCGTCATCCAGGCAGAAATCGacgcagcagcagagctgatcGACTTCTTCCGCTTCAACGCCAAGTACGCCTtggagctggagagcagccagcCCATCAGCGTGGACATCAGCACCAACAGCATGGTGTACCGGGGGCTGGAg GGTTTTGTGGCAGCCATCTCTCCGTTTAACTTCACAGCGATCGGTGGAAACCTGGCGGGGGCTCCAGCATTGATG GGAAACGTGGTGCTGTGGAAGCCCAGTGACACTGCCCTGCTCTCCAGCTACGCTGTCTACAGGATCCTGCTGGAAGCCGGGCTCCCTCCCAATGTCATTCAGTTCGTGCCGGCAGATGGGCCCGTGTTCGGCGACGCCGTCACCAGCAACCAGCACTTTTGCGGGCTCAACTTCACCGGCAGCGTGCC GACGTTCAAGCGCCTCTGGAAGCAAGTGGCTGAAAACCTGGATTGCTACCGCAACTTCCCCCGCTTGGCTGGAG AGTGTGGTGGGAAGAACTTCCACCTGGTGCACAGCTCAGCCGATGTGTCCAGCGTGGTGAACGGGACCCTGCGCTCTGCCTTTGAGTACGGCGGCCAGAAATGCTCGGCGTGCTCCCGCCTCTACGCCCCGGACTCGCTGTGGCCCCAGATCAAAgagaagctgctggaggagaccaAGAAGATCAAAGTGGGAGAC CCTGCCCAGGACTTTGGGACGTTTTTCTCAGCAGTTATTGATGACAAG TCTTTTGCACGTATAAAGAAGTGGATCGAGCACGCCAAGAAGTCTCCCAACCTCACCATCTTGGCTGGAGGCGGCTGCGATGACAGCGTCGGGTACTTCATTGAGCCCTGCATCGTGGAGAGCAAAGACCCAAAGGATCCCATCATGAAAGAG GAAATCTTTGGCCCCATCCTCACCGTGTACGTCTACCCAGAGAAGCAGTACAAGGACGTCTTGGAGCTGATTGACACCACGACACCCTATGGCCTCACGGGGGCGGTCTTCGCCCAGGAGAA gAGCATCATCGAGGAAGCCAGGAGCTACTTGCGCAACTCAGCTGGCAATTTCTACATCAACGACAAGTCAACAGGTGCTGTTGTGGCTCAGCAGCCCTTTGGGGGCTCCCGCATCTCAG GAACCAACGACAAACCTGGTGGTCCGCACTACATCCTGCGCTGGACATCTCCCCAGGCCATCAAGGAAACCCACGTGCCTCTGCGGGACTGGCGCTACGCCTACATGCACTGA